A DNA window from Engraulis encrasicolus isolate BLACKSEA-1 chromosome 3, IST_EnEncr_1.0, whole genome shotgun sequence contains the following coding sequences:
- the LOC134446062 gene encoding nucleus accumbens-associated protein 2 — protein sequence MSHLLHMEIPNFGSAVLDSLNEQRLLGQHCDVAIMVNGQAFKAHRAVLAASSLYFRDLFSGSGQALFELPSSVTASCFQQILSFCYTGKMTVSASDQLMVMYTAGYLQIQNIVERGMDLMFKANAPPYCDSQSMPGGDEPPLEGSSPPQLPDNQQQATPTLAACDIKQEKVETPLCSQSEETPPPPMRGGLGLLGGDDEGKRGSVSRGGSIHRGSALFYSSVGANGGLLGVYPYDLVAGENTSPGASSLPATDSPTSHQNEDEDLEEDAYDGLPGGKKLYGYSINPYTMQEKMELSSIPVSLESRYCVLLGGDREALPASLISQIGYRCHPALYTEGDPGERLELIAGSGVFMTRGQLMNCHLCAGIKHKVLLRRLLAAFFDRNTLADSCGTGIRSSNCDPNRKPLDSRILNTVKLYCQNFAPNFKESEMNVIAADMCTNARRVRKRWLPKIKSMLPEAMEAYRSAVVVGPADTAPAASTTFPFEAEFKHLTTSSLQVEPHLYGDARDPLRTLPHFPAQDGKAPASEQEKTETTTKAREESDEGRSSSEATEKGVLNIHSSNKKTNGASPSPPAKAHSSEQPREKTVPEEQ from the exons ATGTCTCACCTCCTGCACATGGAGATCCCCAACTTTGGCAGCGCGGTGCTGGACAGCCTGAACGAGCAGCGCCTGCTGGGCCAGCACTGCGACGTGGCCATCATGGTGAACGGACAGGCCTTCAAGGCCCATCGCGCTGTGCTAGCCGCCAGCAGCCTATACTTCCGTGACCTTTTCAG CGGTAGCGGGCAGGCCCTGTTCGAGCTGCCCTCCTCGGTCACGGCCTCCTGCTTCCAGCAGATCCTCTCCTTCTGCTACACGGGCAAGATGACGGTGTCGGCCAGCGACCAGCTGATGGTCATGTACACGGCGGGCTACCTGCAGATCCAGAACATCGTGGAGCGCGGCATGGACCTGATGTTCAAGGCCAACGCGCCGCCCTACTGCGACTCGCAGTCCATGCCCGGGGGCGACGAGCCGCCGCTGGAAGGGAGCAGCCCGCCGCAGCTGCCCGACAACCAGCAGCAGGCCACGCCCACACTGGCCGCCTGCGACATCAAGCAGGAGAAGGTGGAAACGCCGCTCTGCTCCCAGAGCGAAGAGACGCCGCCGCCGCCGATGCGGGGAGGGCTGGGCCTCCTGGGCGGGGATGACGAGGGGAAACGAGGGTCGGTGTCCCGGGGCGGCTCCATCCACAGGGGGAGTGCGCTGTTCTACAGCAGTGTTGGGGCCAACGGGGGACTCCTGGGGGTGTACCCTTACGACCTGGTGGCCGGGGAGAACACCAGCCCTGGGGCTTCCAGCCTGCCGGCCACGGACAGTCCCACGTCCCACCAGAACGAGGATGAAGACCTGGAGGAGGATGCGTACGACGGGCTACCTGGTGGCAAGAAGCTCTACGGTTACTCCATCAACCCCTACACCA TGCAGGAGAAGATGGAGCTCTCCTCCATCCCGGTCTCCCTTGAGAGCCGTTACTGCGTGCTGCTAGGGGGCGACAGGGAGGCACTGCCCGCCAGCCTCATCAGCCAGATCGGGTACCGCTGCCACCCTGCCCTTTACACGGAAGGCGATCCGGGGGAGAGGCTGGAGCTGATCGCAG GCTCTGGCGTGTTCATGACGCGAGGACAACTGATGAACTGTCACCTATGCGCCGGTATCAAACACAAAGTGCTGCTACGGCGCCTCCTTGCTGCCTTCTTCGACAG AAACACACTGGCTGACAGCTGTGGAACTGGAATACGCTCCTCAAATTGTGATCCAAATAGAAAGCCTCTAGACAGCCGAATTTTAAACACTGTAAAAC TTTACTGTCAGAATTTCGCTCCCAACTTCAAGGAGAGTGAGATGAATGTCATCGCGGCAGACATGTGTACCAACGCCAGACGCGTGCGTAAACGCTGGCTCCCCAAAATCAAGTCTATGCTGCCCGAGGCGATGGAAGCGTACCGGAGCGCTGTGGTCGTGGGACCTGCGGACACAGCACCGGCGGCAAGCACCACCTTTCCCTTCGAGGCGGAATTCAAACACCTGACGACGTCCAGTCTCCAGGTGGAACCGCACCTGTATGGAGACGCGCGCGACCCGCTTAGAACTCTCCCCCACTTTCCCGCCCAGGACGGCAAGGCCCCCGCGAGCGAGCAGGAGAAAACCGAGACGACAACTAAAGCCAGAGAGGAGTCGGATGAGGGGAGGAGCAGTTCAGAGGCCACGGAGAAAGGCGTCCTCAACATCCACTCCAGCAACAAGAAAACCAACGGAGCCAGCCCGTCACCCCCAGCAAAGGCGCACAGTAGCGAGCAGCCCCGGGAGAAGACGGTCCCAGAGGAACAGTGA